A single genomic interval of Astyanax mexicanus isolate ESR-SI-001 chromosome 4, AstMex3_surface, whole genome shotgun sequence harbors:
- the lrrc53 gene encoding uncharacterized protein lrrc53, with product MEQPSVTNHENHQDIRRCKINHCLKPGHTLSPFSGVLLTLTLFLTLVQFSSPCPASCIVCSEDAIICNKLSNIVEAPDSTKALMLTGGLIDTVSSIVFSSSSNMSVLALSNNLITTIHYNAFQNLTALRTLMLDHNLISTQALNMSTFSWLRQLETLHLGNNALRDISGSWFQNAGALRTLLLEGNLITSIDSSTFASSDLRNLEILDLSDNLVAYLGRNSFRSLPRLRSLDLSRNKLQNAPDAFSYLTWLSMLNLDYNRWNCTCQLRELASFLSSYVQSPDRVLYNGQRLACTSSDNPAVQTVLELTDANCVAANSNITVTAVAKGSITPRRYVRDIAVTAACSFLGGVGITLGIFALAYRSLGKRFRLLKDKNDAEERCSQASVQWEVSEGKEALSMACSLHNSNYRGHQPWTKDNNGDTTENQFICHNCSSTTLGTGYQEGGKRGGALLQGANHMGIQYNRRQSWSAPVESDRWKETKDDAVQQSRIKDIRAQRCVERGNVSPNRQRLHLPAQENVQGGVSTDMATMRMQQLALRRQISVSQRQTFTPKDQIHQRTQGNHINNISILKQHHEEYGGLPVYQTINCLHCHQTYEYRQAEHENQDTLFINHNEGGLPGEKKVSETVLFRDSLNYQSTTENQGREQRSVTFDLSGSLKNTFFVPDNKNKDDEAPYRFNKIKMSKAPDLKNNLKSGKTSTKLHNSSERKLRKTSKSHKPSTQLSRKLKVKLNLNPLRRNRIHSISSHEENDADQTQVKSKKGKNLKSKKDKSSKKSGSNGRKDAKGSENSDDSDNENENENEEEIKEEEEEENNKSKNKSSKRKASKKNDEKPKRIDKKDDSNILNYQNDANVPANGENQADANANSSETQGSDLSTAMAPNTDPNLPIGTMEPTNDPQEVPGESSTASPTSTAPSVVQEYLSSGDGSPKRRIRLIIPEKPTSRPQTALEKKIR from the exons AAGCTCCAGACTCAACCAAGGCCTTGATGCTGACCGGCGGACTGATCGACACCGTGAGCAGCATCGTCTTCTCAAGCTCCTCCAACATGAGCGTCCTGGCGCTTAGCAACAACCTCATCACTACCATCCATTACAACGCTTTCCAAAACCTCACTGCGCTCAGAACGCTAATGCTGGACCACAACCTCATCTCCACCCAGGCCCTAAACATGTCCACCTTCTCCTGGCTCCGTCAGCTGGAGACGCTCCACCTGGGGAACAACGCTCTGAGGGACATCAGCGGCTCCTGGTTTCAGAACGCCGGGGCTTTGAGAACGCTGCTACTGGAGGGGAACCTAATCACCAGCATCGACTCGTCTACGTTTGCGTCTTCTGACCTCAGAAACCTGGAGATCTTGGATTTGTCGGACAATCTCGTTGCATATTTGGGCAGGAACAGCTTCCGGAGTCTTCCGCGACTGAGGAGTCTGGATCTGTCGCGCAACAAACTGCAGAATGCGCCCGATGCGTTCTCCTACCTCACCTGGCTGTCGATGCTAAACCTGGACTATAACCGTTGGAACTGTACCTGTCAGCTAAGGGAGCTAGCGTCGTTCCTCAGCAGCTACGTCCAGTCTCCGGACAGGGTGCTGTACAACGGCCAGCGGTTAGCATGCACGAGTTCTGACAACCCAGCAGTGCAGACGGTGCTGGAGCTAACCGATGCTAACTGTGTAGCTGCTAACAGCAACATCACAGTGACGGCCGTCGCTAAGGGTTCGATCACTCCTCGGCGCTACGTCAGGGACATCGCCGTCACTGCTGCCTGTTCCTTTCTGG GTGGTGTTGGGATTACGCTTGGCATCTTTGCGTTGGCTTACAGGAGTCTTGGTAAGAGATTTAGACTTTTAAAAGACAAGAACGACGCTGAGGAACGTTGCAGCCAGGCTTCTGTCCAATGGGAAGTCTCTGAGGGTAAGGAGGCTCTGTCCATGGCCTGTTCACTCCATAACAGTAATTACAGAGGTCATCAACCCTGGACCAAAGACAACAACGGAGACACAACGGAGAACCAGTTCATCTGCCACAACTGCAGCTCAACAACACTCGGCACAGGCTACCAGGAGGGCGGGAAAAGGGGAGGAGCTTTATTACAGGGAGCCAATCACATGGGGATACAGTATAACAGGAGGCAAAGCTGGTCAGCACCTGTGGAAAGTGACCGGTGGAAAGAAACCAAAGACGATGCTGTGCAACAGTCCAGAATTAAAG ATATTAGAGCTCAAAGATGTGTTGAAAGAGGAAACGTCAGTCCGAACAGGCAACGTCTTCATCTTCCTGCTCAAGAGAACGTTCAAGGTGGAGTTTCGACCGACATGGCAACCATGAGAATGCAGCAGTTAGCTCTTCGGCGGCAAATATCAGTTTCCCAGAGACAAACGTTTACACCTAAGGACCAGATCCATCAGAGAACTCAAGGGAATCATATTAATAACATCTCGATTTTGAAGCAGCATCATGAGGAATACGGCGGTTTACCGGTTTATCAAACCATTAATTGCTTGCACTGCCATCAGACTTATGAATACAGGCAAGCTGAGCATGAAAACCAGGATACTTTGTTCATAAATCATAATGAAGGTGGTCTACCAGGCGAGAAGAAGGTATCTGAGACGGTTCTGTTCAGAGACAGCTTAAATTACCAGTCTACCACAGAAAACCAAGGTCGAGAACAAAGAAGCGTTACGTTTGACTTGTCGGGGTCCTTGAAGAACACCTTTTTTGTACCTGATAATAAAAACAAGGACGACGAGGCGCCTTATAGATTCAACAAGATCAAAATGTCCAAAGCTCCAGATCTGAAAAACAACCTTAAATCAGGGAAAACGTCCACCAAATTACACAATTCTAGCGAACGCAAGCTGAGAAAAACCTCGAAAAGCCATAAACCTTCAACCCAGTTGAGCCGAAAATTGAAGGTCAAGCTAAATCTGAACCCTCTTCGGCGAAATCGGATTCACTCCATTTCCAGTCATGAGGAGAACGATGCAGATCAGACGCAAGTCAAgagtaaaaaaggtaaaaatctgAAATCTAAGAAAGATAAATCAAGCAAGAAGTCTGGAAGTAATGGAAGAAAGGATGCAAAGGGGTCCGAAAACTCTGACGACAGcgataatgaaaatgaaaatgaaaacgaaGAAGAgattaaagaagaagaagaagaagaaaataacaaGAGCAAAAACAAATCATCTAAACGAAAAGCATCAAAGAAAAACGATGAAAAACCAAAAAGAATCGATAAAAAGGACGATAGCAACATTTTAAACTATCAAAATGACGCCAACGTTCCAGCCAATGGAGAAAATCAAGccgatgctaatgctaacagctcTGAAACTCAAGGTTCAGATCTTTCAACAGCAATGGCACCAAACACAGACCCAAACCTGCCAATAGGCACAATGGAACCAACCAACGATCCACAGGAAGTTCCAGGGGAAAGTTCTACCGCGTCCCCAACGTCCACAGCGCCCTCTGTTGTCCAGGAGTATCTGTCGTCTGGTGACGGCTCCCCAAAGAGGAGGATTAGACTGATAATACCTGAGAAACCCACCAGCAGACCTCAGACTGCACTGGAGAAGAAGATCAGATAG